The stretch of DNA GGAATGGAGACGGGCTGGGGAGGCAAGCAAACAGCAAAGCTCCTTTTGTTCGCTAGTGATGGCCGGCCCGGGCTGGTGTTAGTTAAAGGCACATGCGCGATAAGCAAAGCCGCACGCCACTCTTGCCCCCTCCAGGAAACAAGCCCGGCCGACGCAGAGGAAACTAAAAAAAATACCAAATAAAAACAATCGCTAGCACTAAAATAAAAGGATATGTTTAGATATATAAAAACGGACATGTGAATATGTGATGTGGTTTGCGCCCTTGCCTCACCCATGGCTACCACAATGACATCACTCGTGACGTGTGATTGCTTCACAGGAGTACATGCGTTCCATAGCCATTAGGCAGGGGCTGGCCACTGGATAATCGTTTTTTGCAAGTCAAGGGCCCCCCGTTCTCGAGTCCCAATACAGGACTTTTGTGCATCTTTTTTAATTCATGCGGAAACCGTGGTGCTCCATGTGAATTTCCTGCAAGTTCATGGGCCAAGCAAGTGGCTTCCccccatttttatattttatagaTATGGGAAAAGTtgcttctcctccttccctcgccTAACTCCCCCCTTCATCCCTAGTGCTTGCACGTGCTGGCGAAATCCACCCAACTCACATGCCCCCTGCTCCCATGGTGTCCCCATCATGTCATGTGCAAATCCTACTGTCGCTCGTGTTAAAAACTCAAGCACGCCCAGGCAGGTGACACGACCGCAACCTTTAAGCTCGTCAAATGGTAACAGAAACACAGACAATAAGATCAATCGATCAGTCAAGAGACAACGGCATGATCCATCAAGAGCTTCAGCAGGAACATGTGATTCAGAGTTTCAACAAGAACTGATGGTAAACCAACCAAGACAGTTGTTGCGAGATCAAAAAAGCGACTCCATTTTCAGGCGAGATCCTGGTGTAAAATACGTATCAGGGCATCATCGTGCGCCCGGTACAAAGACGATCAACCCATCCTATATACAGTTTCTGATTCAACCAACGCTAGcgtcgatcgatcgatccatcATCGCGGCTCATAACAACAATACAGGTAGGTAATTAACAAGGATGGATGGACGCCTGCTGATTGCTCAATCCTGCTAATTAGTAACACGCTACTAGCAAAAAcacaagaagaagatgaacaaccgcagcagcagcagcagctaagTATCACCCCTCATCCATCCTCCCTTCTAAAgtttacaacaacaacaccgTCGTCatggtcgtcttcctcctcgcgaaTCTCTCCAGCAGCTATTGTGTTGTGACCATGGAGGTGACGACGGCGACAAACAATCCGGTTGCGGTAACGGTAACGGTATCGTCCCTATGATATCTGGCTGCCCCAGGTGAGGTGAGATCCCTAATTACCTGCCCATGGCGGCGCCCGGCTCCGCGAGGCGGCTGTAGAGGGCGGCGTTGAGCTGCTCCTGTGAGTAGATGCGGCTGGCCATCTTGACGGCGACCTGCTGGATCATGAGGTCCTTGACGACGGAGACGCTGGCGTGGTAGACGTCCAGGTCCAGCTCGCGCAGCGCCGTCATGAGCCGCGCCGACGGGTGGTTGCGCTTGTGGCACTGCACGCGGATCATGGCCTCCAGCCCCAGGATCTTGGCGTCGATCTCTACCGCGTGGCACCGCGGCCCGGCGTCGTGCCCGGCGGCGTGCGGGGCCGGCCGCGCGTCGCGCTCCTTCTTGAGCGCCTCGATCTGCGCGTGCAGCGTGTCCTTGTCCGACTCGAGCGCCGTCAGCTTGCCGCGGAGCTCGTTGATGTAGGAGATGGCGTCGCCGAGCAGCGACGCCTTGTCCATCTTGGACACGTTGGGCACCACCGCGCGCAACGCGTAGAAGCGCTGGTTGAGCTtctcgcgccgctgccgctccgcctcGACGTGGTTCAGCGGCTCCTCCCGGCCGTTGGCCGGCTTCCGCCCGCGCTTGCGCGGCCGCTTCTCCgcctcgggcggcggcgccaccacgCGGCTGCTTTCCACCTCGCGCACCGAGGCGTCCAGGTCCGAGTGGTCCGACTCCGACTTGGCCGGCGCGCCCGTGCCCGTCGACTGCCGCATCGTCGGCGCCGACGAGAAGGACAGCATGCCCTcgttcgccgtcgccgccgggtgGTGGTTGGTGTTGCTGGCGCGGGATGTGGCCTCCATCGAGcgcttgttgttgttggtggtggtgtTGTTCTTCGCGTCgttcgccgcggcggccgtcagGGTCGCCGTGTGCTGCGAGAAGAGGCTCCCGGGCGCGGTGGTCAGGCTGGCTGTGGCGGCGGGGGGCGCCGGCGACTGGTTCCTCCGGCCGTTGCTGTCGGCGCCGAAGCTGAGGATCTCGCCGGACTCGGGCTTGAAGAAGGGcggggccgccgccatggaggagGGATTGGACGCGAAGTCGGAGAAGTTGAGCTCCCGGCGGAAGGGGCCCTGGTTCTGCTGGTGCTGCCGCTGCGGTGGCGCggcagccggcgccggcgggggagggggcgcgTGCACGGAGGGGCTGGGGTTCTCCGTGAGCGTGCTCGTGCTCCCGTTCTCGAAGTGgatctggggcggcggcggcggcggcttgctgaCGGAGATCTCGGCCGACGGGTGCGACAGGGAATCCTTGATGTCCATGACCGGGTCGGCGAGCCAGAGCACGGAGGGGTCCGTCTCCGCCTGGTCCGCTCCGGGCGcgggctgctgcggcggcgccggcggctgcacGGGCGGCCACGAGCCGCCccctgctccgcctccgcccccaaAGAGTGCGCGGATCTTAGCCATGCTCTCGGCGGTCTGGAAGACGACGTCGGtggagccgagctcgagcaccCCCGTGCCGACGGGGACGCAGACCATGGTGCGGAGGCCGAAGTTGTAGGCCTGGCGCGCGCGCTCGCACGGCGCGGCGGAGAGGCCGGAGGCGATCCAGGTGGGCTGGCCGGCGAAGAGCGCCTGCCCCGGGAGGCCCGAGCCGTTGAGGAAGGACTGCGTCATGGAGACGAGGAAGAACCACTCGGTGTCGGTGACCTCCTCCTCGACGGCCtcgtcgggggcggcggcggcgccggagatgAGCGAGTTGAGCTCGCGGAGCACGCGCTTGCGGTGCTCCTGCTCGGCCTGGGCGGCGGGCGTGAGCGGCCTCTGCTTGCGCTTGTCGTCGTCGCAGCCCTTGTAGTAGCCGTCCCCCCAGCCGAGCAGCgaggcgccggtggcggcgtccACGGAGGACTGCCAGAAGATGGCGTAGGTCCAGGTCTCCCTGGAGCCCTCGATCATGGCCTgcagccgctgctgcagcgtGTCCTGGTTGAAGCCCGGCGCCAtcatcgccggcggcgcctgcggcggcggcggcggcggcgtggcggcggccgacgaGGCGCCGGCCCAGGGAAAGGCGGGGAGGTCGGCAGAGGCCATGAAGGCCTCCATCATGGAGGCGTTGTCGTCCGTCCACAGGTTCATGAGCcgccgagcaggaggaggagggcgaggtgGACAAGGAAGAGGGAGGCCAGGAGGGTGGAGAAAAACGGTGGGTGGAGAacggaggaggccgagagggggaAAGCGAAAGAAACGGTTTAGAACGCGGAATCCGTGGGATTAGGGGCACAAACCCGAAAACGCCCCTGCCGCGGGTCCCGCTCCCTGCTCGCGTGCCGAGGGCAAATCCGGAAACATCTCCCCACcgagggggcggcagggggcctgcgcGGCGCCAAATAGTAGCGGGGGGAATTCGTCGAGGGGTCGATTTTAGGAGGGTATAAACCTAAAATTCAGGGGCCCGCGTTTGTGTCACCCCCGGGTTTGTAGCCTCCTCCTGCGAGGTGGGCCCCTTTTGTCAGTGGGCGCCTGTGGCCGCAGCGGCGGGACCCATTTGTCATGGGTGGCTGGTTTTGCCTCCGTGGTTACACGTGGGGAAATATGGATGGATAGGAGAGGAAGCGCGTGGGCATGTGTATTGGCTGGACCTCGTTGCTTAAACTTTCGGCATAAGATAATGCTACCTGCAGGAAAACAATGGGTATTGATATCCTTGCAAAGCTGGTGATTTTAATTGTGAAGATATACTATAATGCCAGGTTTGCATGCAACAGCTgactatttttttcttcttttggttgaaacaatatttttgggtgtcccatcaatgtttgaccagatgtcgggagggcttttcgaacactaattaaaaaactaatttcagaactcacttggaaaccgcaagacgaatcttttgagccctttgaccgcatcattagcacatgtgggtactgtagcacttatgactaatcatgccctaattaggctcaaaagattcgtctcgtcgtgtacatccaaattgtgtaattaattttattatttaattacatttagtgcttcatacatgtgtttcaaaggggaggtgaaaatttttgggaactaaacggcccctaatTATATTTTTTGGATCCGCGGTGCACGGCCGGGAATACCACCGGCCGCCATCTATATATAGGATGGGACTAAAGGAGGGGTTGAACATGCGTATCgtataataaaataaaatgtttGAGTTGTGAAGATATATACGGTAGATCTCTTGTTCTTGTCGTTCTTAGAGGTAATGAATGAATTGGAGGAAATGCTTTGATACGTAAGAATCTTAAAAGATATTTTCAAGGTGTCATTGGATCACTGTCGCCATAGATTTCACCAAAGCTATTCGCACAGAGGATCCCTATTCTACGATTTACAGCAAGATCTCAATAGTAACCAAAGCAATCCGAGATAATATTAGCTGAAAGATATCGGATATCGATGAGCTTGACAAAGTAGCAACTTAATGGTGAAGAGAATATCAAATTTGCCTAGAACAGCTGTCTATTTTTCTTACTATGTATAATATATTTTCAGGATCTAGGTATTAGAGGGATTAATAAGTAATAAATTATGTACGCGAACACGGTAGGCACCAGCTATATATGGATGGGAGCAAAGGAAGGGGTGGAGCATGCGATTTCCTAGATTGAATTGCCAACTTTTCGCATAAGAACATGTTGAGTTgtgatgatatatatatatggaagaTCTTGTTCTTGTTCCTTAGAGGCAATCAATGCATTGGAGAAGATGCTTTGATACATAAGAATCGCATGCTTTTAATGGTATTTTCCGGTGCCATTGGCCATTGTAACTATGCATTTCACCAAACCTATTATATGACATATAGACCTATTCGAATTGTAGTAAAAGCAATCTAAAATGTTGTTGATGCCATTTTTTATTTAAACCACTGCTCTTTGTTCCTTGTTTTGCATATGCGGTGATCATGCCATTTTGGGATCTAACCACTCCTCTTTGTTTCTTGTTTTGCATATGCGGTGATCATGCCATTTTAGATTTAACCACTCCTCTTTGTTTCTTGTTGGCATAAGTTTCCTGAAACGGGATATATATCATCAAGGGGGCCTAGGCATTTTTCACGCGAGAATGTACTGGAGCTCCAAATATGGTGTAGATGCTGTGGGGGAGGACATAGGACATGCGAATGTGTCCTGGATCACAAGAATTGCGAAATTTCCACATTCAAAAAAAGTCGACTCGATAATTATAGATATTGTTGGTAATACTCTATCACTACGAGACCTTGGTTAATTATATGCATATGAAAATGTATAGAAAATTACTAGGTTGGAcagcagcaaagaaagaaaaacGTGCAAGAGAATATGCTTATGTATTTGTGGTAAAAGGAcatggtatcaaagccagaAGACACATAGGATTAACGTGCTCGCAAAAAAAGAAGTGTTTTTGCAAAGGATTTTAGTTGATTGTACAGGACATTATCACCATGCATGCGTTCCACAGATAAGTAGTCAAATTGCACACCGGTTCCTCTCCTTTATGAGCCTACTAGAGTACCACAATTGGTACGATGAAGAAGAGGAGACGCATGACCTAACACCATTACTCTGTGAGAgctacatttttttaaaaaaaaagccaGATAGCTCTTCTGTTGCATGGGATCATGATCCAAATCCTTTTCTCCTTAGCACGATCTGTAATcctttttttctagatttttagAATGCAACGAATTTATCCATAGATAATCGCCAATATAAGTATTCTATTAGCACACGCTTGCATGTTTCAATTAAACACCATGTATATTCCATGGCCCAGGTGGAGCATTACAATTTacaagcttttttttttaaaagatcACTCGCGTGCTCTAGCCGCATGCGGCACGTGGGGAGGGGGTGAGGGAGCAGCGTGGCCTCGCGCTCGACTGGTACCGCCACTGGTAGTGGTAGAGAGTGAGAGAACATGGGAGATAACCCAGCCGGCTTTTTTAACTTGAAGAAAAAAATCCAGCCGCCTTTGTTTGACCGTTGACTAGACCCGAGGCTCTCGCTTCACCGCTGCGGTGGGGCGAGAGCAGGCTGGCCCACG from Panicum virgatum strain AP13 chromosome 9K, P.virgatum_v5, whole genome shotgun sequence encodes:
- the LOC120651567 gene encoding transcription factor MYC2-like; its protein translation is MNLWTDDNASMMEAFMASADLPAFPWAGASSAAATPPPPPPQAPPAMMAPGFNQDTLQQRLQAMIEGSRETWTYAIFWQSSVDAATGASLLGWGDGYYKGCDDDKRKQRPLTPAAQAEQEHRKRVLRELNSLISGAAAAPDEAVEEEVTDTEWFFLVSMTQSFLNGSGLPGQALFAGQPTWIASGLSAAPCERARQAYNFGLRTMVCVPVGTGVLELGSTDVVFQTAESMAKIRALFGGGGGAGGGSWPPVQPPAPPQQPAPGADQAETDPSVLWLADPVMDIKDSLSHPSAEISVSKPPPPPPQIHFENGSTSTLTENPSPSVHAPPPPPAPAAAPPQRQHQQNQGPFRRELNFSDFASNPSSMAAAPPFFKPESGEILSFGADSNGRRNQSPAPPAATASLTTAPGSLFSQHTATLTAAAANDAKNNTTTNNNKRSMEATSRASNTNHHPAATANEGMLSFSSAPTMRQSTGTGAPAKSESDHSDLDASVREVESSRVVAPPPEAEKRPRKRGRKPANGREEPLNHVEAERQRREKLNQRFYALRAVVPNVSKMDKASLLGDAISYINELRGKLTALESDKDTLHAQIEALKKERDARPAPHAAGHDAGPRCHAVEIDAKILGLEAMIRVQCHKRNHPSARLMTALRELDLDVYHASVSVVKDLMIQQVAVKMASRIYSQEQLNAALYSRLAEPGAAMGR